CAGAAGCTGGAGTTCCAGCGCGTGGTGCTCCGGCCCGGGAGCATCCTCGTCCAGGCCGTCAACACCGGGCCGGGCCCCGTCGCCGTGGGCCAGGTCACGGTGAACGAGGCGATGTGGAACTTCACGGCCGAGCCCAAGGGCGAGGTCGCCCGCCTGGGCCGGGTCCGGATCTCCATCCCCTATCCCTGGCACGCGGAGGAGCCGCTCAAGATCGCGGTCATCTCCTCGGCCGGGGTGAAGTTCGAGAAAGAAATCAGCGTGGCCATCGAAACCCCCGAGATGGGGATGGCCTCGGTCGGCTACTTCTCCCTCATCGGCATCTACGTGGGCGTCATCCCCGTGTTTTTGGGCTTCTTGTGGAAGCCCTTCTTGGGGCGGCTTGGCCCCGGGGCCATGTCGTTCCTCATCAGCTTCACCGTGGGCGTCCTGCTCGCCCTCGGCGTGGACGTGATGGCCGAGGCCGTGGAGACGGCCGGGCGGGTGGGGAGCGCCCTGAGGGGCGGGGGGGTGGTCACCCTGGGCTTCCTGGCGGGCCTGCTCGTCCTGGGCGGGGTGGAGCAGAGCGTGCCGCGCGGCGCCCCCCTCGAAAGGAAGGACGGCGGGTTCCGGGACAAGCTGATCCTGGCCTACCTCATCTCGGTGGGCATCGGGCTCCACAACTTCGGCGAGGGGGTGGCCATCGGCTCGGCCTACGTGGTGG
The DNA window shown above is from Candidatus Tectomicrobia bacterium and carries:
- a CDS encoding metal transporter, with the protein product MAVHHAEHASRPVTGGALWRTCAWGLLPLLLLAGLVYYVMTSGENLLGRSPVSQDALQKLEFQRVVLRPGSILVQAVNTGPGPVAVGQVTVNEAMWNFTAEPKGEVARLGRVRISIPYPWHAEEPLKIAVISSAGVKFEKEISVAIETPEMGMASVGYFSLIGIYVGVIPVFLGFLWKPFLGRLGPGAMSFLISFTVGVLLALGVDVMAEAVETAGRVGSALRGGGVVTLGFLAGLLVLGGVEQSVPRGAPLERKDGGFRDKLILAYLISVGIGLHNFGEGVAIGSAYVVGNVALGALLIVGFMIHNVTEGIAIVAPVAQGRVALKHLAWMCLLAGAPTIAGAVIGGFAYYDSLAALFFAIGGGAVFYVVYQIVRDMARGRGLSQITWAEIAGLLLGVGAMYATGLLVAT